One segment of Streptomyces sp. YIM 121038 DNA contains the following:
- a CDS encoding GMC family oxidoreductase — MPQENSVQSEDSEGDYDVIVIGSGFGGSVAALRLTEKGYRVGVLEAGRRFTRATLPRNSWDLKNYLWAPALGLYGIQRIHLLGNVMVLAGAGVGGGSLNYANTLYVPPAAFFDDPQWKDITDWQDELRPYYEQAERMLGVRLNPTTTPSDVHLKAAAEAMGVGDSFHMAPVGVFFGDGRDATGESTARPGAEVPDPYFGGAGPARRACTECGECMTGCRHGAKNTLTENYLYLAEKAGAVIHPMTTVVALTEDSRGGYAVATLPTDNKRKGKGHTFRARRVVLAAGTYGTQTLLHRMKDSHLLPRVSGRLGELTRTNSEALVGAQTSDRRYRKRHGGAPGGRADFSRGVAITSSIHPNGSTHIEPVRYGKKSNAMGSLTLLQVPYTAKGGKARVAGWLANSARHPVLTLRSLSNRRWSERTIIGLVMQTLDNSLTTYRKEKGLGKGLLTARQGHGAPNPDQIPEATRAATLIAQEINGFPGSNVGELMGTPLTAHFLGGCPIGDSPRTGVIDPYHRLYGYPGISVVDGSAVSANLGVNPSLTITAQAERAMSFWPNKGGTDPRPAQGTAYARLAPVEPKSPAVPADAFGALRLPFLGVPVVPPKGGSAAP; from the coding sequence ATGCCGCAGGAGAACTCCGTCCAGAGCGAGGACAGCGAGGGCGACTACGACGTCATCGTCATAGGATCCGGCTTCGGCGGATCCGTGGCCGCGCTGCGGCTCACGGAGAAGGGCTACCGCGTCGGCGTGCTGGAGGCGGGCCGCCGCTTCACGCGCGCCACCCTGCCCAGGAACTCCTGGGACCTGAAGAACTACCTCTGGGCTCCCGCCCTCGGCCTGTACGGCATCCAGCGCATCCATCTGCTCGGCAACGTGATGGTCCTGGCGGGCGCGGGCGTGGGCGGCGGATCGCTGAACTACGCGAACACGCTCTACGTACCGCCTGCGGCGTTCTTCGACGATCCGCAGTGGAAGGACATCACGGACTGGCAGGACGAGCTGCGTCCGTACTACGAGCAGGCCGAGCGCATGCTCGGGGTGCGGCTCAATCCGACGACGACTCCTTCCGACGTCCATCTCAAGGCGGCCGCCGAGGCCATGGGGGTGGGCGACAGCTTCCACATGGCACCGGTCGGTGTCTTCTTCGGTGACGGACGGGACGCCACCGGTGAGTCAACGGCCAGACCCGGCGCGGAAGTTCCCGACCCGTACTTCGGCGGCGCGGGCCCCGCGCGCCGGGCCTGCACCGAGTGCGGCGAGTGCATGACGGGCTGCCGCCACGGCGCGAAGAACACGCTCACCGAGAACTACCTGTACCTCGCCGAGAAGGCCGGCGCGGTCATCCACCCGATGACGACCGTCGTCGCCCTCACCGAGGACTCGCGCGGCGGCTACGCGGTGGCCACGCTGCCCACCGACAACAAGCGCAAGGGCAAGGGCCACACGTTCCGGGCCCGCCGGGTCGTCCTGGCCGCGGGCACCTACGGCACACAGACGCTGCTGCACCGCATGAAGGACAGCCATCTGCTGCCCCGCGTGTCCGGGCGGCTCGGCGAGCTGACCCGCACCAACTCGGAGGCCCTGGTGGGCGCGCAGACCTCCGACCGGCGCTACCGCAAGCGCCACGGGGGTGCCCCGGGCGGCCGGGCCGACTTCAGCCGGGGCGTGGCCATCACCTCGTCCATCCATCCGAACGGCTCCACCCACATCGAGCCCGTCCGCTACGGCAAGAAGTCCAACGCCATGGGCAGCCTGACCCTGCTCCAGGTGCCGTACACCGCCAAGGGCGGCAAGGCGCGGGTCGCGGGCTGGCTCGCCAACTCCGCCCGGCACCCGGTGCTCACGCTGCGCTCCCTGTCGAACCGCCGCTGGTCGGAGCGGACCATCATCGGCCTGGTCATGCAGACCCTGGACAATTCGCTGACCACGTACCGCAAGGAGAAGGGCCTGGGCAAGGGCCTGCTGACGGCCCGGCAGGGCCACGGCGCGCCCAACCCGGACCAGATCCCGGAGGCCACGCGTGCCGCGACCCTCATCGCCCAGGAGATCAACGGCTTCCCCGGCTCGAACGTCGGCGAGCTGATGGGCACCCCGCTCACCGCGCACTTCCTGGGCGGCTGCCCGATCGGCGACTCCCCCCGGACGGGCGTCATCGACCCGTACCACCGGCTGTACGGGTACCCGGGGATCTCCGTGGTCGACGGCTCGGCGGTGTCCGCGAACCTCGGTGTGAACCCGTCGCTGACGATCACCGCGCAGGCGGAGCGCGCCATGTCGTTCTGGCCGAACAAGGGCGGCACCGATCCGCGTCCCGCACAGGGCACGGCGTACGCACGTCTCGCACCGGTCGAGCCGAAGTCCCCGGCGGTCCCCGCGGACGCGTTCGGGGCGCTGCGGCTGCCGTTCCTCGGGGTGCCGGTGGTGCCGCCCAAGGGCGGATCCGCGGCGCCTTAG
- a CDS encoding pyridoxamine 5'-phosphate oxidase family protein, with protein MTDNWKAFATAEPELARTVEERFGAFTHHVLATLRKDGSPRTSGLEVRFLNGELWLGMMPGSLKALDLRRDPRCTLQANLGSGTEMGGGDVRISGRAVEVRDPETVKRYTDEVRPPDPSAFHLFRVELTEVVRTAIEDEKYLAVQLWKPGQPVRTTRRT; from the coding sequence ATGACAGACAACTGGAAGGCCTTCGCGACCGCGGAACCCGAGCTGGCCCGCACGGTCGAGGAGCGGTTCGGAGCGTTCACGCACCACGTTCTGGCGACGCTGCGCAAGGACGGGTCGCCGCGCACGTCGGGACTGGAAGTCAGGTTCCTGAACGGCGAGTTGTGGCTCGGGATGATGCCGGGTTCGCTCAAGGCGCTCGACCTGCGGCGCGATCCGCGGTGCACGCTCCAGGCGAACCTGGGGTCGGGCACGGAGATGGGCGGCGGGGACGTGCGGATCTCCGGCCGGGCGGTGGAGGTGCGCGACCCGGAGACCGTGAAGCGGTACACGGACGAGGTGCGGCCGCCGGACCCGTCGGCGTTCCATCTGTTCCGGGTGGAGCTGACGGAGGTCGTGCGGACGGCCATCGAGGACGAGAAGTACCTGGCCGTGCAGCTGTGGAAGCCGGGGCAGCCGGTGCGCACGACACGGCGGACGTGA
- a CDS encoding chorismate mutase, translating into MTATTQQPTTPAERTGARTPEAAELIGGARERIDALDDRIIGLVQERMAVSAVIQEARISSGGRRVNLSREMEILAHYRDALGKPGTALAMTLLELCRGRV; encoded by the coding sequence ATGACCGCCACCACGCAGCAGCCCACCACCCCCGCCGAGCGGACGGGTGCCCGTACGCCCGAAGCCGCCGAGCTGATCGGCGGTGCCCGTGAACGGATCGACGCGCTCGATGACCGGATCATTGGTCTGGTCCAGGAGCGGATGGCGGTCTCCGCGGTGATCCAGGAGGCCCGCATCAGTTCGGGCGGGCGGCGCGTGAACCTCTCGCGCGAGATGGAGATCCTCGCCCACTACCGGGACGCGCTCGGCAAGCCCGGCACCGCGCTCGCGATGACGCTCCTGGAGCTGTGCCGCGGCCGGGTCTGA
- a CDS encoding succinic semialdehyde dehydrogenase, whose translation MTDSQAPAAPLGTNPIAQAPRGARTAADVVTPELVAQLTRDVLGSGRTANHTPFTGERLAELPESTPEDVATAFERARTAQIAWARTPVRRRAAVLLRFHDLLLQRQGEALDLIQLETGKARLHAHEEIQAVVVAARHYGRRAPAYLNPKRHTGVVPALTKVTELRQPRGVVGQIAPWNYPLELSIGDALPALVAGNALVMKPDTETALTALWARDLIIEAGLPAEAFQVVLGDGPVVGPEIVKHADYVSFTGSTRTGREVATGAAARLVGVSLELGGKNAMLVLHDADVDKAAAGAVRACFSSAGQLCISIERLYVHESVADAFVERFAARTRAMRLGRSLAYGAEMGSLVGERQLETTRRHVDEAVAKGATLVAGGTARPDIGPYFYEPTILDGVEAPMAVCTEETFGPVVSIYRFTDENEVVELANATPYGLNSSVWTKDGKRGRAVAARLRTGTVNVNEGFAPAYGSVQSPMGGMKDSGLGRRHGSEGILKYTEAQTVAHQRLIPLAPSFGMDDEKYAKFMTTSLKVMKALRLR comes from the coding sequence ATGACGGACTCGCAGGCCCCCGCGGCACCCCTCGGTACGAACCCGATCGCCCAGGCCCCGCGCGGCGCCCGCACCGCCGCCGACGTGGTCACGCCCGAACTGGTCGCCCAGCTCACCCGCGATGTGCTCGGCTCGGGTCGCACGGCCAACCACACGCCGTTCACCGGCGAGCGGCTCGCCGAACTGCCCGAGTCCACGCCCGAGGACGTCGCCACCGCCTTCGAGCGGGCCCGTACCGCGCAGATCGCCTGGGCGCGCACGCCCGTGCGCCGGCGCGCCGCGGTGCTCCTGCGCTTCCACGACCTGCTGCTCCAGCGCCAGGGCGAGGCGCTCGACCTGATCCAGCTGGAGACCGGCAAGGCGCGCCTGCACGCGCACGAGGAGATCCAGGCCGTCGTCGTCGCGGCCCGCCACTACGGCCGCCGCGCGCCCGCCTATCTGAACCCCAAGCGCCACACCGGTGTCGTACCGGCCCTGACGAAGGTCACCGAGCTGCGCCAGCCGCGCGGCGTCGTCGGCCAGATCGCGCCCTGGAACTACCCCCTTGAGCTGTCCATCGGTGACGCCCTGCCCGCGCTCGTCGCGGGCAACGCCCTGGTCATGAAGCCGGACACGGAGACCGCGCTGACCGCGCTGTGGGCCCGGGACCTCATCATCGAGGCGGGTCTGCCCGCCGAGGCGTTCCAGGTCGTGCTCGGCGACGGTCCCGTCGTGGGCCCCGAAATCGTCAAGCACGCCGACTACGTCTCCTTCACCGGCTCGACGCGCACCGGGCGTGAGGTCGCCACGGGCGCCGCCGCCCGGCTGGTCGGCGTCTCCCTCGAACTCGGCGGCAAGAACGCCATGCTGGTCCTGCACGACGCCGACGTGGACAAGGCCGCCGCGGGCGCGGTCCGCGCCTGCTTCTCGTCCGCGGGGCAACTGTGCATCTCCATCGAGCGGTTGTACGTCCACGAGTCGGTCGCGGACGCCTTCGTCGAGCGGTTCGCCGCGCGCACCAGGGCGATGCGGCTCGGGCGCTCGCTCGCGTACGGCGCCGAGATGGGCTCGCTGGTCGGCGAGCGGCAGCTGGAGACCACCCGGCGGCACGTCGACGAGGCCGTCGCCAAGGGCGCCACCCTCGTCGCGGGCGGCACGGCCCGGCCCGACATAGGCCCGTACTTCTACGAGCCGACCATCCTCGACGGCGTCGAGGCGCCTATGGCCGTGTGCACGGAGGAGACCTTCGGCCCGGTCGTCTCGATCTACCGCTTCACCGACGAGAACGAGGTGGTGGAGCTCGCCAACGCGACGCCCTACGGCTTGAACTCCTCGGTGTGGACGAAGGACGGCAAGCGCGGCCGCGCCGTCGCCGCCCGTCTGCGCACCGGCACCGTCAACGTCAACGAGGGCTTCGCGCCCGCCTACGGCAGCGTGCAGTCGCCGATGGGCGGCATGAAGGACTCGGGCCTCGGCCGCCGCCACGGCTCCGAGGGCATCCTCAAGTACACCGAGGCACAGACCGTGGCCCACCAGCGCCTCATCCCGCTCGCACCGTCCTTCGGCATGGACGACGAGAAGTACGCGAAGTTCATGACGACGAGCCTGAAGGTGATGAAGGCCTTGCGGCTGCGTTGA
- a CDS encoding class II aldolase/adducin family protein, translating to MRAPTPIPVERLQFAMPPVHDRPEDERRHRKERLAGALRVFGRLGYEDGVSGHITARDPEHPDCFWVNPFGMPFKHITVSDLVLANAAGQVVEGRHHVNQAAFTVHAEVHRARPDAVAVAHCHSVHGRALAALGELLEPITQESCAFYESHALYDTYTGVAVDAVECRRIAAALDDHKALVLRNHGLLTVGGSVDAAAWWFISMERSCQVQLAARAAGRPVLIAHDEAVRTREQLGGDLVAWINYQSLWQDISRSEPDLLA from the coding sequence ATGCGGGCGCCCACACCCATACCCGTCGAGCGGCTCCAGTTCGCCATGCCCCCGGTGCACGACAGGCCGGAGGACGAACGGCGCCACCGCAAGGAACGCCTCGCCGGTGCCCTGCGCGTCTTCGGCCGCCTCGGCTACGAGGACGGCGTCTCCGGCCACATCACCGCGCGCGACCCCGAACACCCGGACTGCTTCTGGGTGAACCCCTTCGGCATGCCCTTCAAGCACATCACCGTCAGCGACCTCGTCCTCGCCAACGCGGCGGGGCAGGTCGTGGAGGGGCGCCACCACGTCAACCAGGCCGCGTTCACCGTCCACGCCGAGGTCCACCGGGCCCGGCCCGACGCCGTCGCCGTCGCGCACTGCCACTCCGTCCACGGCCGCGCCCTCGCCGCCCTCGGTGAACTCCTGGAGCCGATCACCCAGGAGTCCTGTGCCTTTTACGAGAGCCATGCCCTGTACGACACCTACACGGGCGTCGCCGTGGACGCCGTCGAGTGCCGCCGCATCGCCGCCGCCCTCGACGACCACAAGGCGCTCGTCCTGCGCAACCACGGCCTGCTCACCGTGGGCGGCTCCGTCGACGCCGCCGCCTGGTGGTTCATCTCCATGGAACGGTCCTGCCAGGTCCAGCTCGCCGCCCGGGCCGCGGGCCGCCCGGTGCTCATCGCCCACGACGAGGCCGTACGGACCCGGGAGCAGCTCGGCGGCGACCTCGTGGCCTGGATCAACTACCAGTCCCTGTGGCAGGACATCAGCCGCTCCGAACCCGATCTGCTCGCCTGA
- the guaA gene encoding glutamine-hydrolyzing GMP synthase yields MSSATPAAAAPDTVLVVDFGAQYAQLIARRVREARVYSEIVPSTMPVSEMLAKNPAAIILSGGPSSVYAEEAPSVDRALFEAGVPVFGMCYGFQLMATTLGGTVDNTGAREYGRTPLSVSKPGSTLFEGTPAEQSVWMSHGDACSAAPEGFAVTASTDVVPVAAFENDEKKLYGVQYHPEVMHSTHGQQVLEHFLYRGAGLKPSWTTGSVIDEQVTAIRAQVGTKRAICGLSGGVDSAVAAALVQKAIGSQLTCVYVDHGLMRKGETEQVEKDFVAATGVQLKVVDAQERFLTALAGVSDPETKRKIIGREFIRVFEQAQADIIAEGAADGEEVAFLVQGTLYPDIVESGGGTGTANIKSHHNVGGLPEDLEFELVEPLRQLFKDEVRMVGQELGLPDEIVQRQPFPGPGLGIRIVGEVTKDRLDLLREADAIAREELTAAGLDREIWQCPVVLLADVRSVGVQGDGRTYGHPIVLRPVSSEDAMTADWSRLPYDVLARISTRITNEVADVNRVVLDVTSKPPGTIEWE; encoded by the coding sequence GTGTCCTCAGCGACTCCCGCTGCCGCCGCTCCCGACACCGTTCTGGTCGTCGACTTCGGAGCGCAGTACGCCCAGCTCATCGCCCGCCGCGTCCGCGAAGCCCGGGTCTACAGCGAGATCGTGCCGAGCACCATGCCGGTCTCCGAGATGCTCGCCAAGAACCCCGCGGCGATCATCCTCTCCGGCGGCCCGTCTTCGGTGTACGCGGAGGAGGCCCCCTCGGTCGACCGCGCCCTGTTCGAGGCGGGCGTCCCCGTCTTCGGCATGTGCTACGGCTTCCAGCTGATGGCCACCACCCTCGGCGGCACCGTCGACAACACCGGTGCCCGTGAGTACGGCCGCACCCCGCTCAGCGTCTCCAAGCCCGGCTCGACCCTCTTCGAGGGCACCCCGGCCGAGCAGTCCGTGTGGATGTCGCACGGCGACGCGTGCAGCGCGGCCCCCGAGGGCTTCGCCGTCACCGCCTCCACGGACGTCGTCCCCGTCGCCGCCTTCGAGAACGACGAGAAGAAGCTCTACGGCGTCCAGTACCACCCCGAGGTCATGCACTCCACGCACGGCCAGCAGGTCCTGGAGCACTTCCTCTACCGCGGCGCGGGCCTGAAGCCGAGCTGGACCACCGGCAGCGTCATCGACGAGCAGGTCACCGCCATCCGCGCCCAGGTCGGCACCAAGCGCGCCATCTGCGGCCTGTCCGGCGGCGTCGACTCCGCGGTGGCCGCCGCCCTGGTGCAGAAGGCCATCGGCTCCCAGCTGACCTGCGTGTACGTCGACCACGGCCTGATGCGCAAGGGCGAGACCGAGCAGGTCGAGAAGGACTTCGTGGCCGCCACCGGCGTGCAGCTGAAGGTCGTCGACGCCCAGGAGCGCTTCCTCACCGCCCTCGCCGGTGTCTCCGACCCGGAGACCAAGCGCAAGATCATCGGCCGTGAGTTCATCCGCGTCTTCGAGCAGGCGCAGGCCGACATCATCGCCGAGGGCGCCGCCGACGGCGAAGAGGTCGCCTTCCTCGTCCAGGGCACGCTCTACCCGGACATCGTCGAGTCCGGCGGCGGCACCGGCACCGCCAACATCAAGTCCCACCACAACGTGGGCGGCCTCCCCGAGGACCTGGAGTTCGAGCTCGTCGAGCCGCTGCGCCAGCTCTTCAAGGACGAGGTGCGCATGGTCGGCCAGGAGCTCGGCCTGCCCGACGAGATCGTCCAGCGCCAGCCCTTCCCGGGCCCCGGCCTCGGCATCCGCATCGTCGGCGAGGTCACCAAGGACCGCCTCGACCTGCTGCGCGAGGCCGACGCCATCGCCCGCGAGGAACTCACCGCCGCCGGTCTCGACCGCGAGATCTGGCAGTGCCCCGTGGTGCTCCTCGCCGACGTCCGCTCCGTGGGCGTCCAGGGCGACGGCCGCACCTACGGCCACCCGATCGTGCTGCGCCCCGTCTCCTCCGAGGACGCGATGACGGCCGACTGGTCCCGCCTGCCGTACGACGTGCTCGCCCGCATCTCGACCCGCATCACGAACGAGGTCGCCGACGTCAACCGCGTCGTCCTCGACGTGACCAGCAAGCCGCCGGGCACCATCGAGTGGGAGTGA